One segment of Phragmites australis chromosome 13, lpPhrAust1.1, whole genome shotgun sequence DNA contains the following:
- the LOC133889344 gene encoding uncharacterized protein LOC133889344: protein MENPPHGEQETTATTISMQNPAASDQRQRPHLSIDIPAASLPDHLLTPTPTEADINPAPGSNTNRGPSIPIAPGSSSIRSSAPPRPQRSPSFMLRRTVKSLLPVGSFKSSVKGYEASFSKFFNSRISRTSSLPLDDVSGVDALSHQVDKSSTSSTTEKALHICRSQSLPMTMKKSNAKSFKRMDSLGGMYRIVPSTPRVPAASNVVPDIVPTESGIGEDNGEDIPEEEAVCRICMVELSEGSDTLKLECFCKGELALAHKDCAVKWFSIKGNRNCEVCKQEVQNLPVTLLRVQSTQREMNRVSNGGNRSRYDRYRLWRGTPILVIISILAYFCFLEQLLVAHNGIAALAISLPFSCILGLFSSVTTTSMVARRYVWIYAAVQFLFVVFFTHLFYRYLHLQAVISIILATFAGFGVGMTGNSIIVGILQWRIRRVAPPTNARRGRRARSAQQQAPASGQPSSQPSAADGRNRNAVAGDVENPAIPQA, encoded by the exons ATGGAGAATCCGCCGCACGGGGAGCAG GAGACTACTGCAACTACTATTTCAATGCAGAACCCTGCTGCATCTGATCAACGACAGCGGCCGCATCTCTCGATTGACATCCCGGCAGCAAGCTTGCCTGATCATCTCCTGACACCGACACCAACAGAAGCAGACATCAACCCAGCTCCTGGCTCTAACACCAACAGAGGGCCAAGCATCCCCATCGCACCTGGTTCTTCCTCCATCAGGAGCAGTGCTCCCCCAAGGCCGCAACGCTCGCCGTCGTTTATGTTGAGGCGGACAGTCAAGAGCCTCTTGCCTGTAGGAAGCTTCAAGTCATCAGTCAAGGGATATGAGGCATCCTTCTCCAAGTTTTTCAATTCTAGGATTTCCAGGACTTCGTCGCTCCCGTTGGATGATGTTTCAGGGGTGGATGCTCTGTCACACCAAGTGGATAAATCATCAACTAGTTCTACCACT GAAAAAGCACTTCACATATGCCGCTCGCAGTCCCTCCCCATGACCATGAAGAAATCCAATGCAAAGAGCTTCAAGAGGATGGACTCATTAGGTGGCATGTACCGCATAGTTCCTTCGACACCGCGAGTCCCAGCCGCAAGCAATGTCGTTCCAGACATAGTCCCTACTGAATCAG GGATTGGCGAAGACAATGGCGAGGACATACcagaggaagaggcagtgtgcCGGATCTGCATGGTTGAGCTGTCTGAAGGGAGTGACACCCTGAAACTGGAGTGCTTCTGCAAGGGTGAGCTTGCTCTAGCTCACAAGGACTGTGCCGTGAAGTGGTTCAGCATCAAGGGAAACAGGAACTGTGAGGTGtgcaagcaggaggtccagAACCTCCCCGTCACCCTGCTACGTGTTCAGAGCACGCAGCGAGAGATGAACCGTGTCAGCAACGGTGGCAACAGATCAAGATACGATCGGTACAG ATTGTGGCGTGGAACACCAATTCTTGTAATCATAAGCATTCTGGCCTACTTCTGCTTCTTGGAACAATTATTG GTTGCCCATAACGGTATTGCTGCATTGGCGATATCGCTACCCTTCTCGTGTATCCTGGGCCTCTTCTCCTCAGTGACCACAACTAGCATGG TGGCAAGAAGATACGTTTGGATCTATGCAGCAGTTCAGTTCCTCTTCGTTGTGTTCTTCACTCATCTGTTCTACAGATAT ctcCATTTGCAGGCCGTGATATCCATCATCCTGGCCAcctttgccgggttcggcgtGGGGATGACCGGGAACTCCATCATCGTTGGGATACTACAATGGAGGATAAGGCGGGTGGCGCCTCCGACCAACGCCCGTCGTGGTCGCAGGGCGCGCTCAGCGCAGCAGCAGGCTCCGGCGTCCGGTCAACCCTCCAGCCAGCCTTCAGCTGCCGACGGCAGGAACCGTAATGCCGTCGCCGGCGATGTAGAGAATCCAGCCATCCCTCAAGCATAG